One window of the Podospora pseudocomata strain CBS 415.72m chromosome 7, whole genome shotgun sequence genome contains the following:
- the YCF1_2 gene encoding ATP-binding cassette glutathione S-conjugate transporter ycf1 (EggNog:ENOG503NXEW; COG:Q), translated as MDEAVARFGDGLQQVLSPQPQQSSQKNLFETGSFTGYHSLSSGFGHGYLSAERTLRQPLCGNEEGWGPLSPFRWDFTPCFIDVWVASVAAFGIIAGSLAIGWLIKWRKPNPVSKDWHFWTKQVLLGLIIANVAVQLAFQIISYPGIWYGDFRVYTTVATIVSLGVIFTIQWLEHERLRNANGVVLFYWLFLIIALSVKLRSLISQQIFASNLPYFVTYCVGFGLSIAEFFFEWLWPKKNSTYEALVDEEECPVEYATVFSLLTFSWMTPLMKYGYSTFLTEEDLWGLSKTDTTKATGEAFATAWEHQLKTRKTPSIWLALIRAYGGPYMLAALFKIGNDISQFTQPQLLKYLLSFVDSWNLPGVERQPVIKGASIALGMFAIAVFQTTMIHQYFQLAFVTGMRIKGGLTSAIYKKSLRLSNEGRKSKTTGDIVNYMAVDAQRLQDLTQFAQQLWSAPFQIIICLASLYQLVGWSMLAGVGVMIVMIPINGMIAKFMKNLQKKQMKNKDARSRLIAEIVNNMKSIKLYAWGAAFMNRLNYIRNDQELKNLRRIGAGQAFANFTWSSTPFLVSCSTFAVFVFSGDKPLTTDIVFPCLALFNLLTFPLAVLPMVITSIIEASVAVGRLTSFLTSEEIQPDAVIVKPAAEELGEETVTIRDASFSWNRHENKDVLHDVNFSAHKGELSCIVGRVGAGKSSFLQSVLGDLWKVKGDVEIRGSIAYVSQTSWIMNATVKENIIFGYRYDSNFYERTVKACALLDDFAQLPDGDETVVGERGISLSGGQKARVALARAVYARADIYLMDDCLSAVDSHVGRHIIDNVLGPKGLLSSKTRILATNSIPVLIQSDYICMLKDGEIAEKGTYRQLVAMKGLVFDLIKTAGQDSSGPSSQSVSPTDSSSETSTIIDAEGSSQEKDTIEEAQEGLSTLQSIKPGPSQSSPSKPKARTGSNTTLRRASAASFRGPRGKLTDEENPSRTKQAKEHSEQGKVKWSVYTEYAKTANLAAVGVYLITLIAAQTAGIGGNLWLKSWSDENTKNGSNLNAGRYLGFYLVFGVGAAALTVVQTLVLWIFCSIEASRKLHERMATAIFRSPMSFFDVTPAGRILNRFSSDIYRVDEVIARTFNMLFNNLAKSAFTLVMISVTVPPFIALIVPLSAMYIFIQRYYLRTSRELKRLDSVSRSPIYAHFQESLGGVSTIRAYRQQDRFEVDNEWRVDANLRAYFPSISANRWLAVRLEFIGAVVILAAAGFAVMSVVNGSGLSAGWVGFAMSYALQITTSLNWIVRQTVEVETNIVSVERVLEYAQLPSEAPEIVHRNRPPVSWPARGEVEFNNYSTRYREGLDLVLKNINLDIKSHEKIGVVGRTGAGKSSLTLALFRIIEPDTGNITIDGLNTSSIGLLDLRRRLAIIPQDAALFEGTVRDNLDPGHVHDDTELWSVLEHARLKDHVASMEGGLEAKIHEGGKHHIFSHVVFPIVSALSIGFSLSRTCVIVQPSVLVFCCPLFGMVAARSRLAACAAATPYSLGTHFLDTKAISLLLLSLRCAFCMTNR; from the exons ATGGACGAGGCCGTGGCTCGCTTTGGTGACGGCCTGCAGCAGGTCTTGTCACCGCAACCGCAACAGTCGTCGCAAAAGAATCTCTTTGAGACCGGATCATTTACAGGATACCATTCCCTCTCTTCTGGGTTTGGCCATGGGTATCTGAGCGCGGAAAGGACTTTGAGACAGCCGTTATGTGGAAATGAAGAAGGTTGGGGTCCCTTGAGCCCCTTTCGATGGGACTTTACGCCTTGCTTTATCGATGTCTGGGTGGCTTCTGTTGCTGCATTTGGAATCATTGCTGGGTCATTGGCCATCGGGTGGTTGATCAAATGGAGGAAACCAAATCCAGTTTCCAAGGATTGGCACTTTTGGACCAAGCAG GTATTGCTCggtctcatcatcgccaacgTTGCGGTTCAACTTGCGTTCCAAATCATCAGTTATCCCGGTATCTGGTACGGCGACTTTAGAGTGTACACAACCGTCGCAACTATCGTGTCTCTCGGTGTGATTTTCACCATCCAATGGCTCGAGCACGAAAGACTGCGAAACGCCAACGGTGTCGTCCTCTTCTACTGGCTATTTCTTATCATCGCCCTCTCCGTCAAACTTCGATCTCTGATCTCGCAGCAGATCTTTGCCAGCAACCTGCCCTACTTTGTCACCTATTGCGTCGGCTTTGGCCTTTCGATTGCCGAGTTTTTCTTTGAGTGGTTGTGGCCCAAGAAGAACTCTACATACGAGGCTCTGGTAGACGAAGAGGAGTGTCCCGTAGAATACGCCACTGTCTTTTCCCTTCTTACCTTCTCGTGGATGACGCCACTTATGAAGTACGGTTACTCGACTTTCCTGACAGAGGAGGATCTTTGGGGTCTTTCCAAGACAGATACCACAAAGGCCACGGGTGAGGCGTTTGCCACTGCCTGGGAGCACCAACTCAAGACTCGCAAGACCCCGTCGATTTGGTTGGCGCTTATTCGTGCTTATGGTGGTCCTTATATGCTCGCTGCTCTGTTCAAAATTGGCAACGATATCTCGCAGTTTACCCAGCCCCAGCTGTTGAAGTATCTGCTCTCTTTTGTCGACTCCTGGAACCTTCCTGGCGTGGAGCGCCAGCCCGTGATCAAGGGCGCATCGATCGCTCTGGGTATGTTTGCTATCGCTGTCTTCCAGACCACCATGATCCACCAGTATTTCCAGCTTGCTTTTGTTACCGGTATGAGGATCAAGGGTGGCTTGACCTCGGCAATCTACAAGAAGTCATTGAGACTTTCGAACGAGGGCCGCAAGAGCAAGACCACCGGAGACATTGTCAACTATATGGCGGTGGACGCCCAGCGGCTGCAGGATCTTACGCAGTTCGCCCAGCAGCTGTGGTCTGCCCCTTTCCAGATTATCATCTGCTTGGCCTCGCTATACCAGCTCGTCGGATGGTCTATGCTTGCGGGTGTTGGTGTCATGATCGTCATGATTCCGATCAATGGCATGATTGCAAAGTTCATGAAGAATTTGCAAAAGAAGCAAATGAAGAACAAGGACGCCAGGAGTCGACTCATTGCCGAGATTGTGAACAACATGAAGAGCATCAAGTTGTATGCCTGGGGTGCGGCCTTTATGAACAGGCTCAACTACATCCGAAACGATCAGGAGCTCAAGAACCTGCGCAGAATTGGTGCTGGCCAGGCCTTTGCCAACTTTACATGGTCCTCGACACCCTTCTTGGTGTCCTGCTCGACATTTGCGGTGTTTGTCTTCTCTGGCGACAAGCCCCTGACCACCGACATCGTCTTCCCCTGCTTGG CCCTCTTTAACCTTCTCACTTTCCCTCTGGCGGTTCTACCCATGGTCATTACCTCCATTATCGAAGCCAGTGTTGCAGTCGGTCGCCTTACCTCGTTCCTCACCTCCGAAGAGATCCAGCCTGATGCTGTTATTGTCAAGCCAGCAGCTGAAGAGCTCGGCGAGGAGACTGTCACCATTCGCGATGCTTCCTTTTCTTGGAACCGCCACGAAAACAAGGACGTCTTGCACGATGTCAATTTCTCTGCTCACAAGGGAGAGCTGTCCTGCATCGTAGGCCGTGTCGGGGCAGGCAAGAGCTCTTTCCTGCAGAGTGTCCTTGGCGACCTCTGGAAGGTCAAGGGCGATGTTGAGATCAGAGGCTCAATCGCCTACGTCAGCCAGACCTCTTGGATCATGAATGCTACTGTCAAGGAAAACATCATCTTCGGCTATCGTTATGACTCCAATTTCTACGAAAGGACCGTCAAGGCCTGCGCTTTGCTCGATGACTTTGCTCAGCTTCCTGACGGCGACGAAACCGTAGTGGGAGAGCGCGGCATTTCTCTCAGCGGTGGCCAAAAGGCCCGTGTCGCCTTAGCCAGAGCTGTTTACGCGAGAGCTGATATTTACTTGATGGACGACTGCCTATCCGCTGTGGACTCTCACGTCGGACGTCACATTATCGATAACGTCCTTGGCCCCAAGGGTCTTCTGAGCTCCAAAACGAGAATCCTCGCCACGAACTCGATTCCAGTCTTGATCCAATCTGACTACATTTGCATGCTCAAGGATGGCGAGATCGCCGAGAAGGGAACCTACAGGCAGCTTGTTGCTATGAAGGGCTTGGTCTTTGATCTTATCAAAACCGCTGGCCAAGACAGCTCTGGGCCGAGCTCCCAATCTGTATCTCCCacagacagcagcagcgaaaCATCTACCATCATTGATGCCGAGGGCAGCAGCCAAGAAAAAGATACTATCGAGGAAGCCCAGGAAGGGTTGAGTACGCTCCAGTCTATCAAACCAGGTCCCAGTCAATCGTCTCCCTCGAAACCCAAGGCTAGGACgggcagcaacaccaccctcagaCGTGCCAGTGCCGCCAGCTTCAGGGGCCCAAGGGGCAAGCtcaccgacgaggagaaCCCTAGCAGGACCAAGCAGGCAAAGGAGCACTCCGAACAGGGCAAAGTCAAGTGGTCAG TTTACACCGAGTATGCCAAAACTGCTAATCTCGCAGCCGTTGGTGTCTACCTGATCACACTCATCGCTGCTCAAACTGCGGGAATTG GCGGGAATCTGTGGCTCAAGAGCTGGTCAGACGAGAACACCAAGAACGGCTCCAATCTCAATGCTGGCAGGTATCTTGGCTTCTATCTCGTGTTCGGCGTCGGCGCTGCCGCCCTTACCGTGGTGCAAACGCTTGTTCTTTGGATCTTCTGCTCTATTGAG GCATCGAGAAAGTTGCACGAGAGGATGGCAACGGCGATCTTCAGGTCGCCCATGTCCTTTTTCGACGTCACACCGGCCGGCCGCATTCTCAATAGGTTCTCAAG TGACATCTATCGTGTCGACGAGGTGATTGCCCGGACCTTCAACATGTTGTTCAACAACCTGGCAAAGTCCGCCTTCACGCTAGTCATGATCTCGGTCACTGTACCTCCCTTCATTGCCCTGATCGTTCCCCTCAGCGCCATGTACATCTTCATCCAGCGGTACTACCTGCGCACATCTCGTGAGCTCAAGAGACTTGACAGCGTGAGCCGAAGTCCTATCTATGCGCACTTTCAAGAGTCACTTGGCGGTGTCTCGACCATCCGAGCGTACCGTCAGCAGGACAGGTTCGAGGTCGATAACGAGTGGAGGGTAGATGCCAATTTGCGAGCTTACTTCCCCTCCATCAGCGCCAACAGATGGTTGGCGGTGAGACTCGAGTTTATTGGCGCCGTAGTGATTCTGGCCGCCGCTGGCTTCGCCGTCATGTCGGTCGTCAATGGCAGCGGGCTGTCGGCAggatgggttggttttgCCATGTCTTATGCCCTGCAGATTACCACGTCCCTCAACTGGATCGTCCGTCAGACGGTCGAGGTTGAGACCAACATTGTGTCTGTAGAGCGCGTGCTTGAATATGCCCAGCTGCCAAGCGAGGCCCCTGAAATCGTTCATCGCAATCGGCCGCCTGTCAGTTGGCCGGCCCGCGGCGAAGTCGAGTTCAACAACTACAGCACTCGCTACCGCGAGGGTCTTGATTTGGTTCTCAAGAACATTAACCTGGACATCAAGTCGCACGAGAAGATTGGTGTCGTGGGACGTACCGGAGCCGGTAAATCCTCGCTGACCCTAGCCCTCTTCAGGATCATCGAGCCCGACACgggcaacatcaccatcgatGGCCTCAACACCTCAAGCATTGGCCTCTTGGATCTCAGACGTCGCCTGGCCATCATCCCTCAGGACGCCGCTCTATTCGAGGGCACCGTTCGggacaacctcgaccccgGCCACGTCCACGATGACACCGAACTCTGGAGTGTTCTCG AACATGCCCGGCTAAAGGACCACGTCGCTTCCATGGAGGGTGGTTTGGAGGCCAAGATTCACGAAGGAGGTAAGCACCACATATTTTCCCACGTGGTTTTCCCTATTGTCTCTGCGCTTTCTATCGGCTTTTCGCTTTCCCGCACTTGTGTCATTGTGCAACCCTCAGTGTTGGTGTTCTGTTGCCCGCTCTTCGGCATGGTGGCGGCGCGTTCGCGGCTAGCTGCATGTGCTGCTGCCACACCATATTCTTTGGGAACACATTTTCTTGATACGAAAGCGATAtctctgttgctgctttCCTTGCGTTGCGCGTTCTGCATGACGAACAGATGA
- a CDS encoding hypothetical protein (EggNog:ENOG503P1R9; COG:S) gives MTLEKAPPPSPSILESMPRSTPPQRSPSPPPTYNESDSIPLESLFPTGQSTTPKPPISPSLPPLKIPSQSQLPTLLFISILFLAFFPSLFHTLWTLPFSFLFPSHHNTPTSYHSPPSAVTMWTQKQFTLPSRSRGSYLITDTIIKELPEIKNYKVGLLNLFIQHTSCALTLNENWDEDVRADMSDALDKIVPEQGPKGEALYRHDAEGLDDMPAHVKSALIGASVTIPIKDGKLCTGTWQGIWYLEFRAAKHSRRVVATIQGEKA, from the exons ATGACGTTGGAGaaagcccctcctccctcaccatccatTCTAGAAAGCATGCCTCgctcgacaccaccacaacgctcaccatcaccaccaccaacataCAACGAAAGCGATTCTATCCCCCTGGAATCCCTCTTCCCAACCGGCCaatccacaacccccaaaccacctATTTCCCCATCTCTACCCCCCCTGAAAatcccctcccaatcccaactccccaccctcctcttcatatccatcctcttcctagcgttcttcccctccctcttccacacCCTCTGgaccctccccttctccttcctcttcccctcccaccacaacacccCCACAAGCtaccactcccccccctcagcaGTAACAATGTGGACCCAAAAACaattcaccctcccctcccgctctCGCGGCTCATACCTCATCAccgacaccatcatcaaggaaCTCCCTGAGATCAAAAACTACAAAGTGGGCTTGTTGAACCTGTTTATCCAGCACACCTCCTGCGCGTTGACTCTGAATGAGAATTGGGACGAGGATGTCAGGGCGGATATGAGTGATGCGTTGGATAAGATTGTGCCGGAGCAAGGGCCGAAGGGGGAGGCGCTTTATAGGCATGATGCTGAGG GGCTGGATGACATGCCTGCTCATGTCAAGAGTGCTTTGATTGGGGCTAGTGTTACTATTCCGATCAAGGATGGGAAACTG TGCACCGGAACGTGGCAGGGGATCTGGTATCTCGAGTTTAGAGCCGCCAAGCATAGTCGCCGGGTTGTTGCTACGATACAGGGCGAGAAGGCTTGa
- a CDS encoding hypothetical protein (COG:S; EggNog:ENOG503P11Q) codes for MFRILTFMGLFESYAQIQPADQSKVDHGIGNYRAERDSTSRKKQEDLEASCLKRDGYRCVLRGAYQEQYFMTQLSAHEKTRQYWEEHTVAHILPHVLGEFDEKNVEENGCNMMGFLALFGIINP; via the exons ATGTTTAGGATCTTGACGTTTATGGGCTTATTTGAAAG TTATGCTCAAATTCAACCTGCCGACCAATCCAAAGTTGACCATGGCATCGGTAACTACAGGGCCGAGAGAGATTCCACCtcaagaaagaagcaggaagATCTTGAAGCGTCTTGTTTAAAGCGGGACGGGTACCGCTGTGTACTTAGAGGGGCTTATCAGGAACAGTACTTCATGACCCAACTGTCCGCACATGAGAAGACGAGACAGTATTGGGAGGAGCACACTGTGGCACACATATTGCCACACGTACTTGGGGAATTTGACGAGAAAAACGTTGAAGAG AATGGCTGTAACATGATGGGCTTTTTGGCGTTATTTGGCATCATCAATCCCTAA
- the DML1 gene encoding mtDNA inheritance, partitioning of the mitochondrial organelle (COG:Z; BUSCO:EOG09261N20; EggNog:ENOG503NW2U) produces the protein MHEIITLQLGQQSNYLATHFWNTQESYFTYSENDEPLIDHDVHFRPGLSPDGKTETYMPRTVIYDLKGAFGSMKKINALYEIEGEKPDPTQLDLNSTASGVCRPGKTVLQKADPIQPSPYTEALNSGLPPPRPTPDTVRYFSDFSRLYYHPRSVVQLNEFEVASTIQPFEQFSTGEELFRELDKEHDLLDRDLRYFAEEADFMQGFQVFMGVDDAWGGFGSRYLERIRDEYGAKIAIWTWGLESPLKTMPRDKRLLRLANESRSFAELYTHSSILVPLSLPSRLPPSLTNFDPTSPWHTTALISSAVESALLPSRLRGQKKETLNTIIETLDLTGKQKVAGLQFSINSSPISDFSEGIQLDIKLSSSAADQIDVYSIRNQNQRTPRVFSQLLTSRGFSPSETSGKEGEELDEKGRRIRKSSYEPISKTYATELAFPILDSFPEIFTVEKDEEEEKEGAEVKVKITTSLSTDSSVCTRLRKLKDTVIKSIGLEDREMLGNDLAEMAEEYHEGWSGGSDSGEDD, from the exons ATGCACGAAATCATCACCCTGCAACTGGGGCAGCAGAGCAACTATCTCGCCACTCACTTCTGGAATACTCAA GAATCATACTTCACCTACTCAGAGAATGACGAGCCCCTCATCGACCACGATGTGCACTTCCGCCCCGGGCTCTCTCCAGATGGCAAAACGGAGACGTATATGCCGCGGACGGTGATCTATGATTTGAAGGGGGCGTTTGGttcgatgaagaagatcaaTGCGCTTTATGAAATCGAGGGCGAGAAGCCTGATCCCACCCAGTTGGACTTGAACTCGACGGCGTCTGGAGTATG TAGGCCCGGAAAGACAGTCCTCCAAAAGGCCGACCCCATTCAGCCTTCACCCTACACAGAAGCTCTGAACTCTggcctcccacctcccagaCCTACCCCCGACACAGTGAGATACTTTTCTGATTTCTCGCGGTTGTACTACCACCCACGGTCAGTCGTGCAGCTGAATGAGTTTGAGGTAGCGTCGACGATTCAGCCTTTCGAGCAGTTCAGCACTGGAGAGGAGTTGTTTAGGGAGCTTGACAAAGAGCACGACCTCCTGGACCGCGATCTGAGGTATTTCGCCGAAGAGGCAGACTTTATGCAGGGATTTCAAGTGTTTATGGGGGTAGATGATGCttggggaggttttggatcCAGATACCTGGAGAGGATCAGAGATGAGTACGGCGCAAAGATAGCTATCTGGACTTGGGGGCTAGAATCACCACTCAAAACCATGCCACGG GATAAACGTCTCCTCCGCCTAGCCAATGAATCCCGCTCCTTCGCCGAACTCTACACCcactcctccatcctcgtccccctctccctcccctcccgcttacccccctccctcaccaacttcgaccccacctccccttgGCACACAACAGCTTTGATCTCCTCAGCAGTAGAATCCgcactcctcccctcccgtctCCGAGGCCAAAAGAAGgaaaccctcaacaccatcatcgaaACTCTGGACCTAACCGGCAAGCAAAAGGTTGCCGGGCTACAATTCtcaatcaactcctcccccatcagtGACTTTTCCGAGGGGATCCAACTCGACATTAAActttcctcctcagcagcagaccAAATAGACGTCTACTCCATTcgaaaccaaaaccaaagaACACCAAGAGTCTTCAGCCAACTGCTCACCTCCCGCGGGTTCTCTCCCTCGGAAACATCCGGcaaagaaggcgaggaacTCGATGAAAAAGGCCGACGTATCCGCAAGAGCTCTTACGAGCCGATATCCAAGACTTATGCCACTGAGCTGGCGTTCCCGATTTTGGATTCGTTTCCCGAGATTTTCACTGTTGAaaaggatgaagaggaggagaaggagggagcggaggtcaaggtcaagatcacAACCAGCTTGTCGACCGACTCGAGCGTCTGTACTAGGTTGAGAAAGCTGAAGGACACGGTGATCAAGAGCATAGGGCTGGAGGACAGGGAGATGCTGGGGAATGATTTGGCGGAAATGGCGGAGGAGTACCATGAGGGCTGGAGTGGTGGGAGTGATAGCGGGGAGGATGACTGA